Part of the Mycolicibacterium mageritense genome is shown below.
CGACAACACGGGTGCCAAGGAGATCTTGTGCATCCGCGTGCTCGGTGGCTCGTCGCGACGCTATGCCGGCATCGGCGACATCATCGTCGCCACCGTCAAGGACGCCATTCCCGGCGGCAACGTCAAACGCGGTGACGTCGTCAAGGCCGTCGTCGTGCGCACCGTCAAGGAGCGCCGCCGTGCCGACGGCAGCTACATCAAGTTCGACGAGAACGCCGCCGTCATCATCAAGAACGACAACGACC
Proteins encoded:
- the rplN gene encoding 50S ribosomal protein L14, which translates into the protein MIQQESRLKVADNTGAKEILCIRVLGGSSRRYAGIGDIIVATVKDAIPGGNVKRGDVVKAVVVRTVKERRRADGSYIKFDENAAVIIKNDNDPRGTRIFGPVGRELREKKFMKIVSLAPEVL